One region of Halohasta litchfieldiae genomic DNA includes:
- a CDS encoding IS5-like element ISHla2 family transposase, producing MKTLPKSQILRFTEKAIHLARRAVSRYSSKFSKHRYTLPQHVVLLCLKVRKNTTYRGLLDELIEMPRIRQALGLTELPTPSTLCKAFNRLDMAVWRVVLTLSATLLPTSGIVGVDASGFDRSHASKHYTKRAELTIQQLKVTLLVDTKVNAILDLHVTTTRKHDSQIAPSLIKRNPETIDILLGDKGYDDQKIRRLARHHEVRPLIKHREFTSLHKAWNARLDADLYGQRSQSETVNSTLKRKYGAFVRSRQWWKQFRELVLRCLVHNIDRAL from the coding sequence ATGAAGACCCTCCCGAAGTCGCAGATTCTCCGTTTTACTGAGAAGGCGATCCACCTAGCACGCCGAGCAGTCTCTCGATACTCCTCGAAGTTTTCTAAACACCGCTATACACTCCCGCAGCACGTTGTTCTACTGTGTCTCAAAGTTCGGAAGAACACGACCTATCGTGGTCTGCTTGACGAACTGATCGAGATGCCACGCATTCGTCAAGCTCTTGGATTAACTGAACTACCTACGCCATCAACGCTCTGTAAGGCGTTCAATCGGCTTGATATGGCTGTATGGCGTGTTGTATTGACTCTCTCAGCGACGCTACTTCCGACGAGTGGAATCGTTGGAGTTGATGCGTCAGGGTTCGACCGCAGTCACGCCTCAAAACATTACACGAAACGGGCTGAACTCACGATTCAGCAGCTCAAAGTGACGCTGTTGGTAGATACGAAAGTGAACGCAATTCTCGATCTGCACGTGACGACGACACGAAAACACGATAGTCAGATCGCTCCATCGTTGATCAAACGCAACCCCGAGACCATCGACATTCTGCTCGGTGACAAAGGCTACGACGACCAGAAGATCAGACGACTTGCCCGTCACCACGAGGTTCGGCCACTGATTAAGCATCGTGAGTTCACATCTCTCCACAAGGCATGGAACGCACGCTTAGACGCTGATCTCTACGGACAGAGAAGTCAATCAGAGACGGTCAACTCAACGCTCAAACGAAAGTACGGTGCCTTCGTTCGCTCCCGACAATGGTGGAAACAGTTCCGTGAACTCGTTCTTAGATGTCTTGTCCACAATATCGACCGAGCCCTCTAA
- a CDS encoding restriction endonuclease → MTDTAALTAHLETIPPESTVELTWQTPNGTAQTKGQLVSYDPHSAARRIEATGSTLLLVPAEDGREISVAELTDGQTTYRGELCELSVKDHATEPLEITEQGLNVPAYLVGYTGFLVVETDTESHELRIPDPGLEAYDDRLLAPCNDPTTTELLVRPRAGPHRQYELVDTRPDTNSTTTDQPLAEYEGLDTAIHTVAALNETVATDDDLTDTTQTEARRRLQNIQTTLLDAHNMLCDPPADPDWQPTADEADPITAYHTTLDHLQSNLEQLETQATDETGSLDRQQCALKFSSAQHEVDKLRSVLCTSTDVPPRTDTDGRQNGDGRWLEYQLSNSLQRWGYRTQLREPIYGLEVDVVARRDPKQNDPTDWIVSQCKDWENRPITPDVIFRLCMLAFSAKAMPVLCHTTQLTDRAKEIANTWEVRVLELDDLNRGALPAPTSLALSDDLISFPTTSTAREKRNPLPLLFHGEPDKHFTYVPGYEPVGLTHEYRPVDGQD, encoded by the coding sequence ATGACTGACACAGCTGCCCTCACGGCCCACCTCGAAACCATCCCACCAGAATCGACGGTCGAACTCACCTGGCAGACACCCAACGGCACCGCCCAAACCAAAGGCCAGCTCGTCTCCTACGATCCTCACTCGGCGGCCAGACGCATCGAAGCCACCGGGAGCACGCTGCTGTTGGTCCCGGCCGAAGACGGACGCGAAATTTCGGTTGCCGAACTCACAGACGGTCAAACGACCTACCGTGGTGAGCTCTGTGAACTCTCGGTCAAAGACCACGCCACAGAACCACTCGAAATCACCGAACAGGGTCTCAACGTCCCGGCCTACCTCGTCGGCTACACTGGCTTTCTGGTCGTCGAAACCGACACCGAAAGTCACGAACTCCGGATTCCTGATCCGGGACTCGAAGCCTACGATGACCGCTTGCTAGCTCCCTGCAACGACCCCACAACAACTGAACTTCTCGTGCGCCCACGGGCAGGCCCACACCGACAATACGAGCTAGTCGACACTCGCCCAGACACCAACTCGACCACCACCGACCAACCGCTGGCCGAGTATGAGGGCCTCGACACAGCGATCCATACGGTCGCTGCACTCAACGAGACGGTCGCCACCGACGACGACCTCACCGACACTACACAGACAGAAGCCAGACGCCGTCTCCAAAACATCCAAACGACGCTGCTCGATGCTCACAACATGCTGTGTGATCCTCCAGCAGATCCCGACTGGCAGCCGACCGCCGACGAGGCCGATCCCATCACGGCCTACCACACAACACTCGACCACCTACAAAGCAACCTCGAACAACTGGAAACACAGGCCACCGACGAGACCGGGAGTTTGGATCGCCAACAGTGTGCCCTCAAATTCAGCAGCGCCCAACATGAAGTCGACAAACTGCGCTCGGTGTTGTGTACCTCTACCGACGTCCCACCACGGACCGACACGGACGGCCGCCAAAATGGCGATGGACGGTGGCTCGAATATCAACTGAGTAACTCACTGCAGCGGTGGGGCTACCGGACCCAACTCCGAGAACCGATCTACGGACTGGAGGTCGATGTCGTCGCGCGCCGCGATCCCAAACAAAACGACCCCACCGACTGGATCGTCTCCCAGTGCAAAGACTGGGAAAATCGACCGATCACCCCAGATGTGATCTTCCGGCTGTGTATGCTTGCCTTCAGCGCCAAAGCAATGCCCGTGTTGTGTCATACAACTCAGCTGACAGACCGTGCTAAAGAAATTGCCAACACGTGGGAAGTGCGAGTCTTAGAACTCGACGACCTCAACCGAGGAGCACTCCCAGCGCCAACCTCCTTGGCACTCAGCGACGATCTCATCTCGTTCCCAACTACCTCTACGGCCCGCGAAAAACGGAACCCGCTTCCTCTCTTGTTCCACGGTGAGCCAGACAAGCACTTCACCTATGTGCCGGGCTATGAGCCTGTTGGCCTGACCCACGAGTATCGACCCGTCGACGGGCAAGACTGA
- a CDS encoding winged helix-turn-helix domain-containing protein, protein MNADDLRDADWEIIEVLREGRNNAPNIGDRTGYSKQYIRERFKRLSDEGIITNIGSGIYELIPEEVPEKD, encoded by the coding sequence ATGAATGCGGACGATCTACGCGATGCCGACTGGGAAATTATAGAAGTTCTCCGTGAAGGGAGAAATAATGCTCCGAACATCGGTGATCGAACAGGGTATTCAAAACAATACATACGGGAGCGATTTAAGCGACTATCTGATGAAGGAATAATTACAAATATCGGGAGTGGAATTTATGAGCTTATTCCTGAAGAAGTACCCGAAAAAGATTGA
- a CDS encoding IS6-like element ISHli9 family transposase yields MLADLLSESLAVDYQECWERERTATPVRVFAVQLHATGCSLRETKEILRLLGVQRSHQAIWQWVHQIADSGHNPPEAQPKRVAVDETAVKINGEWSWLYAAIDIETKLILDVELFGRHGTDPAAAFLHRLTEKHDLSEAVFLVDGYGYQTALARLGLSGRLDYVKRNLIEKWFHTLKMRIDRFHNSWVGSHGCVREWLMQFAQYYNFQRPHQALDGRTPVEEVI; encoded by the coding sequence ATGCTCGCAGACCTGCTCAGCGAGTCGTTAGCGGTGGATTATCAAGAATGTTGGGAGCGTGAGCGGACGGCGACACCCGTTAGGGTGTTCGCCGTCCAGCTCCACGCGACCGGCTGTTCACTTAGAGAAACAAAAGAGATTCTTCGATTGTTAGGCGTTCAACGCTCTCATCAAGCAATTTGGCAGTGGGTACATCAGATAGCTGACAGCGGTCACAATCCGCCTGAGGCGCAGCCGAAGCGGGTTGCCGTAGACGAGACCGCTGTCAAAATCAATGGAGAGTGGTCTTGGCTGTATGCTGCAATAGACATCGAGACAAAATTGATTCTTGATGTCGAGTTGTTCGGACGACATGGTACCGATCCGGCTGCGGCGTTCCTCCATCGACTGACCGAGAAACACGACCTCTCCGAGGCCGTTTTTCTCGTCGATGGCTACGGGTACCAGACAGCCCTCGCTCGATTAGGCTTAAGCGGTCGGCTTGACTACGTCAAGCGAAACCTCATCGAAAAATGGTTTCACACGCTCAAAATGAGGATCGACCGCTTCCATAATTCATGGGTGGGCAGTCATGGATGCGTCCGTGAGTGGTTAATGCAGTTTGCACAATACTACAACTTTCAGCGACCGCATCAAGCTCTTGATGGACGAACACCAGTTGAGGAGGTTATCTAG
- a CDS encoding DUF7437 domain-containing protein produces MSKAPPSTPSPDAGQTAHQFFVVQELLRIPELARFYTDLLINSPTTVVAARDRQGFSKSTAYKYANTLAELGIATELDTYENGSSLWRAEPVSGNWTDQTTIELGPVLIAVYGATSVDDDLELFVDRHGKAALAPVVMSTIEYLKGETTRRGVADDLDIPAVEAIAVTQVIERIITVVKDHDPTLTGVSFDVDVHDRALDQGPYQRADE; encoded by the coding sequence ATGTCGAAAGCTCCGCCCTCCACACCGTCACCGGATGCTGGACAGACAGCACATCAGTTCTTTGTTGTCCAGGAGCTATTGAGAATTCCCGAACTCGCACGGTTTTACACTGATCTGCTGATCAACTCGCCAACGACCGTCGTTGCAGCTCGTGATCGACAAGGGTTCTCAAAGAGTACAGCCTACAAATACGCCAACACACTAGCAGAGCTAGGCATCGCAACGGAACTAGACACGTACGAAAACGGATCGTCACTGTGGCGTGCTGAACCGGTAAGCGGTAACTGGACGGATCAAACAACCATCGAACTCGGCCCCGTCCTTATCGCCGTCTATGGGGCGACGAGTGTCGACGACGATCTGGAACTCTTTGTCGACCGACACGGCAAGGCGGCCCTCGCTCCTGTGGTTATGTCGACAATCGAGTATCTGAAAGGTGAAACTACCCGTCGTGGTGTTGCAGATGACCTTGATATCCCTGCCGTAGAAGCAATTGCAGTCACCCAGGTGATTGAACGTATCATCACTGTAGTCAAAGACCACGATCCGACACTAACCGGGGTTTCCTTCGACGTCGACGTCCACGACCGGGCACTCGACCAGGGGCCATACCAGCGTGCCGATGAGTGA
- a CDS encoding DUF7563 family protein, producing MDTLQIENNRNKHHSRQRVCQNCGEYVTKQFVRVFGTNDGSLYGCMNCSTGRELRNGGGKRPSQ from the coding sequence ATGGATACTCTCCAAATCGAGAACAATCGTAATAAACATCACTCTCGGCAGCGTGTGTGTCAGAACTGTGGTGAGTACGTCACCAAACAGTTCGTTCGTGTCTTCGGTACAAATGACGGCTCGCTGTACGGCTGTATGAACTGTTCGACAGGCCGTGAGCTTCGTAATGGTGGCGGCAAGCGACCGTCACAGTAG
- a CDS encoding PadR family transcriptional regulator, with product MSQTQSFELTGFQRDLLYVVAGSDQPSGQTVRREMEQYVDNVNHGRLYPNLDVLVEHSLVEKGSQDQRTNYYEVTESGEQLLTDRLKWENQYVSDLLEADQVTLASSSSD from the coding sequence ATGTCTCAGACACAGTCATTCGAACTGACTGGCTTCCAGCGTGACCTCCTGTATGTCGTCGCAGGCTCTGACCAGCCCTCGGGTCAGACGGTCCGCCGAGAGATGGAACAGTATGTCGACAACGTCAACCACGGTCGCCTGTATCCAAACCTCGATGTGTTGGTCGAACACTCGCTGGTCGAGAAAGGGAGCCAAGATCAGCGAACCAACTATTATGAAGTTACTGAGAGTGGTGAACAACTTCTCACAGATCGCTTGAAATGGGAAAATCAGTATGTGTCCGATCTACTGGAGGCTGATCAGGTTACTCTCGCCAGTTCATCGTCAGACTGA
- a CDS encoding winged helix-turn-helix transcriptional regulator, translated as MTTQGELQIASFTELRDAIQDLPPSAKLVALILKHEGTLSQREIATKSHLSERTVRYGLNELQQVDVVESRTSLQDARKRLYTLTVRDSHQDSR; from the coding sequence ATGACCACACAGGGGGAACTCCAGATAGCATCGTTTACAGAGTTACGAGATGCGATTCAAGATCTCCCACCAAGTGCCAAGTTAGTTGCTCTTATTCTCAAACATGAAGGAACACTCTCCCAACGAGAAATCGCCACAAAGTCACACCTCTCAGAACGAACCGTACGGTACGGTCTCAATGAGTTACAACAAGTCGACGTCGTCGAATCGAGAACATCACTGCAGGACGCCCGCAAACGTCTCTATACACTTACTGTCAGAGATTCCCATCAAGACAGCCGATAG
- a CDS encoding methyl-accepting chemotaxis protein, with product MNNLPIGNLIIICCLGIDMLKSIIRTFVPNSSKSSVEDQPEDSSRSTNTSKIGCVGQKMNSRLGVTDPPSQQMRSDGGVQSETAPQVANQQSPVGTQQSSQPQSARADSDKVVIERDRLEELQTSTHELTAAAEQIAESTDEISGVASEQANNMTEVADEASDLSATIEELAAANEEQTAEVTEIAQLVDTFSDDWDTEFEASQ from the coding sequence ATGAATAATTTGCCAATAGGTAATCTTATTATCATTTGCTGTCTTGGCATAGATATGCTCAAAAGCATAATTCGAACATTTGTCCCGAATAGTAGCAAAAGTAGTGTCGAAGACCAACCTGAAGACAGTTCTAGATCGACAAACACGAGTAAAATAGGCTGTGTGGGTCAAAAGATGAATTCCAGATTAGGTGTGACAGATCCCCCTTCACAGCAGATGAGATCAGATGGAGGAGTTCAATCCGAAACCGCACCACAGGTCGCCAATCAACAGTCCCCTGTCGGAACCCAACAATCTTCGCAGCCTCAAAGTGCTCGTGCCGATAGTGATAAGGTTGTAATCGAGCGTGATCGGCTCGAAGAACTTCAAACGTCCACCCACGAACTTACTGCGGCTGCCGAACAGATTGCCGAAAGCACCGATGAGATAAGCGGTGTTGCTAGCGAACAGGCGAATAATATGACAGAGGTTGCGGATGAGGCCTCTGATCTGAGTGCCACTATCGAGGAACTCGCCGCCGCCAATGAAGAACAGACTGCCGAAGTAACCGAGATTGCCCAGCTTGTCGATACATTCAGCGACGACTGGGACACCGAGTTCGAAGCTAGTCAATAA
- a CDS encoding sensor histidine kinase — translation MTAQQLTTTTNHFESLFNQLNDPTVEFKLEDDEPIIVQANAAFREVFCADESVTGLPLNELIVPDDQRDEAKTFDQRTADGKPNRAVIERMTSNGPRKFLYRGVPTGEEHGFAIYSDITDKLRRERYLDVLQRVLRHNLRNDVNIITAYSKHAVESAENEQTREALESVIETADSLTQLCSEANTIRKVLDEPTSVEPIDLHAVIETVEKDCRERFSEADITVDCPRGLTVAADKRLQIVVDSLLDNAIRHNTSAIPKAIISANVDDGMIELIVADNGPGIPQTERQIVTESMDVSPLKHGSGLGLWLVKWLTERYGGSLEIEIPEDFGTAVRLRLPRSS, via the coding sequence ATGACAGCCCAGCAATTGACAACGACCACGAATCACTTCGAATCGCTATTCAATCAATTAAATGACCCCACTGTGGAGTTCAAATTAGAAGATGACGAGCCGATCATCGTCCAGGCGAACGCGGCGTTCCGTGAGGTGTTCTGTGCGGATGAGTCGGTCACAGGTCTGCCGCTCAACGAACTGATAGTACCGGACGACCAGCGTGATGAGGCCAAAACCTTTGATCAGCGAACAGCCGATGGGAAGCCGAACCGAGCGGTTATTGAACGGATGACTTCCAATGGTCCCCGAAAGTTCCTGTACCGAGGCGTCCCAACAGGGGAGGAGCATGGATTTGCAATCTACAGTGATATTACTGATAAGCTCCGTCGGGAACGATACCTCGATGTCCTTCAGCGTGTCCTCCGTCACAACTTACGCAACGACGTGAACATCATCACTGCCTACAGTAAGCATGCCGTCGAGTCTGCAGAAAACGAACAGACTCGTGAAGCCCTCGAATCAGTTATTGAAACCGCCGACAGTCTTACCCAGCTGTGTTCAGAGGCAAATACGATCCGAAAAGTCCTCGACGAGCCCACATCGGTAGAACCAATCGATCTTCATGCAGTCATCGAAACGGTTGAGAAAGATTGCCGAGAACGGTTCTCAGAGGCCGATATTACCGTCGACTGTCCTCGTGGTCTTACCGTAGCGGCCGACAAACGACTTCAGATCGTCGTCGACAGCCTACTAGATAATGCAATCCGACACAACACGTCGGCGATACCAAAAGCAATCATCTCTGCAAATGTCGACGACGGTATGATTGAATTGATCGTCGCTGACAACGGTCCCGGAATTCCGCAGACCGAACGTCAAATCGTCACAGAAAGCATGGACGTCTCGCCATTAAAACATGGTAGCGGACTAGGGTTATGGCTCGTCAAATGGCTCACTGAACGCTACGGTGGCAGCCTTGAGATCGAAATTCCTGAAGACTTCGGGACTGCCGTTCGGCTTCGGCTTCCTCGAAGTAGCTAG